One genomic window of Tenacibaculum tangerinum includes the following:
- a CDS encoding ferredoxin--NADP reductase: protein MSTFYKLTIQQIIKETKDAVSILFNVPDNLKDTFQFMAGQYLTLKATIKGEEVRRAYSICTSPQINRLKVVVKAVENGKFSTFATTELKEGDVLEAAAPEGKFILTPQEGKNYIAFAAGSGITPILSMITSVLQDTSSTFTLVYGNRSIADTIFYNDLNLLQQEYPKQFNLHYVYSRERQDNTLFGRVDKGHVNYFVKNLYKETTFDAAFLCGPEAMINIASETLQESGLDKSAIYFELFTASTTEENTDQIKEGNTEITVLLDDEETSFTMKQTDTILAASLRNKLDAPYSCQGGVCSSCIAKVTEGKAIMTKNSVLTDAELEEGLVLTCQAHPTTQKVVVDFDDV, encoded by the coding sequence ATGAGTACTTTTTATAAACTAACAATTCAGCAAATCATCAAAGAAACGAAAGACGCCGTTTCAATCTTATTTAACGTTCCTGACAACTTGAAAGACACGTTTCAATTTATGGCAGGGCAATACCTTACTTTAAAAGCAACCATAAAGGGAGAAGAGGTACGCAGAGCGTATTCTATTTGTACTTCTCCACAAATTAATCGATTAAAAGTAGTTGTAAAAGCTGTAGAAAACGGAAAGTTTTCAACATTTGCTACCACCGAGTTAAAGGAAGGTGATGTGTTAGAAGCTGCTGCGCCAGAAGGTAAGTTTATTCTAACTCCACAAGAAGGAAAAAACTACATTGCATTTGCAGCAGGAAGTGGAATTACGCCAATTTTATCAATGATTACATCGGTTTTACAAGATACGTCTTCTACATTTACTTTAGTATATGGAAATAGAAGTATAGCAGATACCATATTTTACAATGATTTAAACTTGCTACAACAAGAGTACCCTAAACAATTCAACTTGCATTATGTGTATAGTAGAGAGCGTCAAGACAATACCTTGTTTGGTAGGGTAGATAAAGGGCATGTAAATTATTTTGTAAAAAACCTGTATAAAGAAACTACTTTTGATGCTGCTTTTTTATGCGGACCAGAAGCAATGATTAACATCGCTTCTGAAACGCTACAAGAGAGTGGACTTGATAAAAGCGCGATTTACTTTGAATTATTTACGGCTTCAACTACCGAAGAAAATACTGATCAAATAAAAGAAGGAAATACAGAGATTACGGTTTTGTTAGATGATGAAGAAACCAGCTTTACTATGAAGCAGACCGACACGATTTTGGCAGCGAGCTTACGAAATAAATTAGATGCTCCGTATTCTTGTCAAGGAGGGGTATGTAGTAGTTGTATTGCAAAAGTTACGGAAGGTAAAGCAATAATGACCAAAAATTCTGTTTTAACAGATGCGGAACTGGAAGAAGGCTTGGTACTTACCTGTCAGGCACACCCGACAACACAGAAAGTTGTAGTAGATTTTGATGATGTTTAG
- a CDS encoding PadR family transcriptional regulator, whose translation MGNQKLYKGSLQTIILKLLAEHDKMYGYEITQKVKELTQGELKITEGALYPALHKLEAEGLLDVEVAKVGNRLRKYYKLTENGTTETANRLSEMQEFLNTMQQLVNPKFSLE comes from the coding sequence ATGGGAAACCAAAAACTGTATAAAGGATCGTTACAAACTATTATATTAAAATTATTAGCTGAGCATGATAAAATGTATGGGTATGAGATTACTCAAAAAGTAAAAGAACTTACCCAAGGTGAGTTAAAAATTACTGAAGGCGCCCTGTATCCTGCCCTACATAAATTAGAAGCAGAAGGATTGTTAGATGTAGAAGTCGCTAAAGTTGGTAATCGCTTACGAAAATACTACAAGCTTACCGAAAATGGCACGACAGAAACGGCAAATCGGCTTTCTGAAATGCAAGAGTTTTTAAATACCATGCAACAGTTGGTAAATCCTAAATTTAGTTTGGAGTAA
- the rsmI gene encoding 16S rRNA (cytidine(1402)-2'-O)-methyltransferase — translation MSTLYLVPTPIGNLEDITLRALRILKEVDCILAEDTRTSGKLLKHYEITTPMQSHHMHNEHKTVDTIVKRLQGGETFALISDAGTPAISDPGFLLTRACVQNNIEVECLPGATAFVPALVNSGLPNDKFVFEGFLPVKKGRQTRLQFLAEETRTMIFYESPHKLLKTLTNFAEYFGEDRQLSVSRELTKLFEETKRGNVKEVLSYYTEKPAKGEIVIVVEGKK, via the coding sequence ATGAGTACATTGTATTTGGTGCCTACACCCATTGGAAATTTAGAAGATATTACGCTACGAGCATTGCGTATTTTAAAAGAGGTAGATTGTATTTTAGCCGAAGATACACGCACTAGTGGTAAGCTGTTAAAGCATTACGAGATTACTACGCCCATGCAATCGCATCACATGCACAATGAACACAAAACGGTCGATACCATTGTAAAACGTTTGCAGGGGGGAGAAACATTTGCGTTGATTTCTGATGCGGGAACTCCAGCAATTTCTGACCCTGGTTTCTTGTTAACACGGGCTTGTGTACAAAACAATATTGAGGTGGAATGCTTGCCAGGAGCTACTGCTTTTGTGCCAGCATTGGTAAACTCGGGTTTACCAAATGATAAGTTTGTGTTTGAAGGTTTTTTACCTGTAAAAAAAGGACGTCAAACACGATTACAGTTCTTGGCAGAAGAAACACGGACGATGATTTTTTATGAGAGTCCGCACAAGTTATTAAAAACCCTCACCAATTTTGCGGAGTACTTTGGAGAAGATAGACAACTTTCTGTTTCTAGAGAATTGACAAAATTGTTTGAAGAAACCAAACGAGGAAATGTAAAAGAAGTACTATCATATTATACAGAAAAACCAGCAAAAGGAGAAATTGTAATTGTGGTGGAAGGGAAAAAGTAA
- a CDS encoding 1-deoxy-D-xylulose-5-phosphate synthase produces the protein MPQKLLKNIDLSSDVRKLTPEQLPQLAKEIREFIIEVVAAKEGHLGASLGVVELTIALHYLFDTPNDLLVWDVGHQAYGHKILTGRKDVFHTNRQLGGISGFPKRSESEYDTFGVGHSSTAISAVLGMAIASKLQGIEKHHIAIIGDASIASGMAFEALNHGGDTNANILVILNDNAIGIDPSVGALKEYLTKIKSPLLKVEQHNIFEALNFDYSGPIDGHNFEELLRELERLKKVSGPKFLHVITTKGKGLRQAEQDQVTYHAPGKFDKISGEVLPKEESEYTKFQDVFGKTIVELAQQNEKIVGITPAMLTGSSLKLMMQEFPERTFDVGIAEQHAVTLAAGMSTQGLIPFCNIYSTFLQRAYDQVIHDVALQNLPVIFCLDRAGLVGEDGATHHGVFDLAYLSCIPNLIVFAPRNEIELRNSMFTAQKGLKQPIAIRYPRGKGKLRQWQFPFESIPIGKGICLQEGTQLAVLSVGTIADNVSEAMNQLENKEVIAHYDFRFIKPLDTQLLETIFKKFDTIITIEEGTIKGGFGSAVLAYASEVNYKGHIKLLGIPDAFIHHGTIPQLQELCKIDATSITKTIQGLL, from the coding sequence ATGCCACAAAAGCTGTTAAAAAATATCGACCTCTCTTCAGATGTACGAAAGTTAACACCTGAACAACTTCCGCAGTTAGCGAAAGAAATACGTGAATTTATTATTGAGGTAGTTGCTGCGAAAGAAGGGCATTTAGGCGCTAGCTTAGGAGTCGTAGAATTAACCATAGCACTCCATTATTTGTTTGATACTCCAAACGATTTGTTGGTTTGGGATGTGGGACATCAGGCGTACGGACATAAAATTTTAACAGGAAGAAAAGATGTTTTTCATACCAACCGCCAGTTGGGAGGTATTTCAGGATTTCCTAAACGTTCTGAAAGTGAGTATGACACCTTTGGTGTAGGGCATTCTTCTACCGCTATTTCTGCCGTTTTAGGAATGGCAATTGCTTCGAAATTGCAAGGCATAGAAAAACATCATATTGCCATTATTGGGGATGCTTCTATCGCAAGCGGAATGGCTTTTGAAGCCTTGAACCATGGGGGAGATACCAATGCAAATATCTTAGTTATTTTAAACGACAATGCGATTGGGATTGACCCTTCGGTAGGTGCTTTAAAGGAGTATTTAACCAAAATTAAATCTCCTCTATTAAAAGTGGAACAGCACAATATTTTTGAGGCCTTAAACTTCGATTATTCTGGACCTATTGACGGACATAATTTTGAAGAGTTGTTGCGAGAGTTAGAGCGATTGAAAAAAGTTTCGGGACCTAAGTTTTTGCATGTCATTACCACCAAAGGGAAAGGGTTGCGACAAGCAGAGCAAGACCAAGTAACCTACCATGCTCCTGGAAAGTTTGATAAAATTTCTGGAGAAGTGCTACCCAAAGAAGAAAGTGAGTACACCAAATTTCAAGATGTTTTTGGTAAAACCATAGTTGAACTGGCGCAACAAAATGAAAAAATTGTAGGAATTACCCCTGCCATGTTAACAGGAAGCTCGTTAAAATTGATGATGCAAGAATTTCCTGAGCGCACTTTTGATGTAGGCATTGCCGAACAGCATGCTGTAACCTTGGCTGCGGGTATGTCTACCCAAGGACTGATTCCGTTTTGTAACATCTATTCTACTTTTTTACAACGAGCGTACGACCAAGTAATCCACGATGTTGCCCTGCAAAACCTACCTGTAATTTTTTGTTTAGACAGAGCAGGATTGGTAGGAGAAGATGGCGCAACGCATCACGGTGTTTTCGATTTGGCGTATTTGAGTTGCATACCCAACCTAATTGTATTTGCACCTCGTAACGAAATTGAGTTACGAAATAGCATGTTTACTGCACAAAAAGGACTTAAACAACCTATAGCTATTCGATACCCAAGAGGAAAGGGCAAACTACGGCAGTGGCAATTTCCTTTTGAAAGTATTCCCATCGGAAAAGGAATTTGTTTGCAGGAAGGAACTCAACTAGCAGTACTATCTGTAGGAACTATTGCCGATAATGTTTCTGAAGCTATGAACCAACTTGAGAATAAAGAGGTCATTGCTCATTACGATTTCCGCTTTATCAAACCTTTAGACACCCAACTTTTAGAGACTATTTTCAAAAAGTTTGATACCATTATCACTATTGAAGAAGGTACGATTAAGGGCGGATTCGGAAGTGCGGTGTTAGCGTATGCTTCTGAGGTAAACTATAAAGGGCATATCAAACTACTAGGCATTCCTGATGCATTCATACATCACGGAACGATTCCGCAGCTACAAGAACTTTGTAAGATAGATGCTACCTCTATTACAAAAACAATTCAAGGGTTGTTGTAA
- a CDS encoding aminotransferase class V-fold PLP-dependent enzyme, whose amino-acid sequence MFSIDKIRADFPILNREIHGKKLVYLDNGATSQTPQVVIDAIVDYYTNYNANIHRGVHTLSQEATDKYEEARKKIQQHFNAKHSYEIILTSGTTHGINIVASGFAAILKEGDEVLVSALEHHSNIVPWQMLCEKTGAILRVIPMDKEGALRIDSYHELLSPKTKLVFCNHVSNALGTINPIKEIIHAAHKFGAYVLIDGAQAVPHIKPDVQALDADFYVASAHKMCGPTGVGMLYGKEELLQLLPPYQGGGEMIETVTFEKTTYAGLPHKFEAGTPNICGGIAFGVAVDYMNAVGFENIEKQENELLSYATQELEKIEGLKIYGTSKKTSVISFNLEGIHPYDVGAILDKLGVAVRTGHHCAQPIMDFYGIPGTVRASFAFYNTKEEIDVLVNAVKKAQMMLS is encoded by the coding sequence ATGTTTAGTATCGATAAAATTAGAGCTGATTTTCCTATTTTGAATAGAGAAATACACGGAAAAAAGTTAGTGTATTTGGATAACGGAGCAACTTCGCAAACCCCTCAGGTGGTTATTGATGCCATCGTGGATTACTATACGAATTACAATGCCAATATTCACAGAGGTGTGCATACCTTAAGTCAGGAAGCTACCGATAAATACGAAGAAGCACGAAAAAAAATTCAACAACACTTCAATGCAAAACATTCGTATGAAATCATTTTAACTTCGGGTACTACACACGGAATTAATATCGTAGCCTCGGGGTTTGCAGCTATTTTAAAGGAAGGAGACGAGGTACTTGTTTCTGCATTAGAGCATCACTCTAACATCGTACCTTGGCAAATGTTATGTGAAAAAACAGGGGCGATTTTAAGGGTAATTCCGATGGATAAAGAGGGTGCATTGCGAATAGACAGTTACCATGAATTGCTAAGCCCAAAAACCAAATTGGTTTTTTGTAACCATGTGTCGAATGCTTTGGGAACCATCAATCCAATAAAAGAAATAATTCATGCGGCGCATAAGTTTGGCGCCTATGTGTTGATTGATGGAGCGCAGGCAGTGCCTCATATCAAACCCGATGTTCAAGCTTTAGATGCCGACTTTTACGTGGCTTCTGCCCATAAAATGTGCGGACCTACAGGCGTTGGAATGTTGTATGGTAAAGAAGAGTTGTTACAATTGTTACCTCCTTATCAAGGAGGTGGAGAAATGATTGAAACAGTTACGTTTGAAAAAACAACCTATGCAGGATTGCCTCATAAGTTTGAAGCAGGTACGCCAAATATTTGTGGCGGTATTGCTTTTGGAGTGGCGGTAGACTATATGAATGCAGTGGGTTTTGAAAACATAGAAAAACAAGAAAACGAGTTGTTATCGTATGCTACGCAAGAACTAGAAAAAATAGAGGGATTAAAAATCTATGGAACTTCAAAAAAAACATCGGTAATATCATTTAATTTAGAAGGAATTCATCCGTATGATGTCGGAGCGATTTTAGATAAATTGGGGGTGGCTGTTCGTACAGGACACCATTGTGCACAGCCTATTATGGATTTTTACGGTATTCCAGGAACGGTGAGAGCTTCTTTTGCTTTTTACAATACGAAAGAGGAAATAGATGTGCTAGTGAATGCGGTTAAAAAAGCACAGATGATGCTGAGTTAA